Proteins encoded within one genomic window of Gallus gallus isolate bGalGal1 chromosome 1, bGalGal1.mat.broiler.GRCg7b, whole genome shotgun sequence:
- the TNFRSF13C gene encoding tumor necrosis factor receptor superfamily member 13C isoform X2: MQERSAMASPGKADGGASCLSSQCFDPLTRSCVMCSELFGDNTTDPALGAPSSDTLPTVPSMDLPSSLLIFGVPVLVGLLLALAALWGFLACKLGKRRRKRRKAEQEAEESHGDAGPLPSSGCLDVSTPEGSADPAQGHCPHRNGGACCA, translated from the exons ATGCAGGAGCGCTCGGCCATGGCCTCCCCGGGAAAAGCAGACGGCGGTGCCTCCTGCCTCTCCTCCCAGTGCTTCGACCCCCTAACCAGGTCCTGCGTGATGTGCTCCGAGCTGTTCGGGGACAACACAA CAGATCCCGCCCTTGGAGCGCCCAGCTCGGACACACTGCCCACCGTCCCCTCCATGGACCTGCCCAGCAGTCTCCTGATCTTCGGGGTCCCTGTGCTGGTGGGGCTCCTCCTGGCCCTGGCTGCCCTCTGGGGATTCCTTGCCTGCAAGTTGGGGAAgcggaggaggaagaggaggaaggcgGAGCAGGAGGCTGAAG AAAGCCACGGCGATGCCGGCCCCTTGCCCAGCTCCGGCTGCTTGGATGTCAGTACTCCAGAGGGGAGTGCCGACCCAGCACAGGGACACTGCCCACACCGCAACGGAG GGGCTTGCTGTGCGTGA
- the TNFRSF13C gene encoding tumor necrosis factor receptor superfamily member 13C produces the protein MQERSAMASPGKADGGASCLSSQCFDPLTRSCVMCSELFGDNTTDPALGAPSSDTLPTVPSMDLPSSLLIFGVPVLVGLLLALAALWGFLACKLGKRRRKRRKAEQEAEESHGDAGPLPSSGCLDVSTPEGSADPAQGHCPHRNGGMRMPRRDGAKQWPCCQGDAKGDVVLLATTWPHHKEHGHSFPLPATELGATALVTTKTTQECMGEERL, from the exons ATGCAGGAGCGCTCGGCCATGGCCTCCCCGGGAAAAGCAGACGGCGGTGCCTCCTGCCTCTCCTCCCAGTGCTTCGACCCCCTAACCAGGTCCTGCGTGATGTGCTCCGAGCTGTTCGGGGACAACACAA CAGATCCCGCCCTTGGAGCGCCCAGCTCGGACACACTGCCCACCGTCCCCTCCATGGACCTGCCCAGCAGTCTCCTGATCTTCGGGGTCCCTGTGCTGGTGGGGCTCCTCCTGGCCCTGGCTGCCCTCTGGGGATTCCTTGCCTGCAAGTTGGGGAAgcggaggaggaagaggaggaaggcgGAGCAGGAGGCTGAAG AAAGCCACGGCGATGCCGGCCCCTTGCCCAGCTCCGGCTGCTTGGATGTCAGTACTCCAGAGGGGAGTGCCGACCCAGCACAGGGACACTGCCCACACCGCAACGGAGGTATGAGGATGCCCAGGAGGGATGGAGCAAAGCAGTGGCCATGCTGCCAGGGTGATGCCAAGGGTGACGTGGTGCTGCTGGCCACTACCTGGCCCCACCATAAGGAGCACGGCCACAGCTTCCCACTGCCGGCCACTGAGCTGGGAGCCACTGCCTTGGTCACCACCAAAACCACCCAGGAGTGTATGGGTGAGGAGAGACTGTAA
- the TNFRSF13C gene encoding tumor necrosis factor receptor superfamily member 13C isoform X1 → MQERSAMASPGKADGGASCLSSQCFDPLTRSCVMCSELFGDNTNPALGAPSSDTLPTVPSMDLPSSLLIFGVPVLVGLLLALAALWGFLACKLGKRRRKRRKAEQEAEESHGDAGPLPSSGCLDVSTPEGSADPAQGHCPHRNGGMRMPRRDGAKQWPCCQGDAKGDVVLLATTWPHHKEHGHSFPLPATELGATALVTTKTTQECMGEERL, encoded by the exons ATGCAGGAGCGCTCGGCCATGGCCTCCCCGGGAAAAGCAGACGGCGGTGCCTCCTGCCTCTCCTCCCAGTGCTTCGACCCCCTAACCAGGTCCTGCGTGATGTGCTCCGAGCTGTTCGGGGACAACACAA ATCCCGCCCTTGGAGCGCCCAGCTCGGACACACTGCCCACCGTCCCCTCCATGGACCTGCCCAGCAGTCTCCTGATCTTCGGGGTCCCTGTGCTGGTGGGGCTCCTCCTGGCCCTGGCTGCCCTCTGGGGATTCCTTGCCTGCAAGTTGGGGAAgcggaggaggaagaggaggaaggcgGAGCAGGAGGCTGAAG AAAGCCACGGCGATGCCGGCCCCTTGCCCAGCTCCGGCTGCTTGGATGTCAGTACTCCAGAGGGGAGTGCCGACCCAGCACAGGGACACTGCCCACACCGCAACGGAGGTATGAGGATGCCCAGGAGGGATGGAGCAAAGCAGTGGCCATGCTGCCAGGGTGATGCCAAGGGTGACGTGGTGCTGCTGGCCACTACCTGGCCCCACCATAAGGAGCACGGCCACAGCTTCCCACTGCCGGCCACTGAGCTGGGAGCCACTGCCTTGGTCACCACCAAAACCACCCAGGAGTGTATGGGTGAGGAGAGACTGTAA